A single region of the Solwaraspora sp. WMMD406 genome encodes:
- a CDS encoding catalase, which yields MTDHQQPPPTTTDAGIPVASDEHSLTVGPDGPLLLQDHYLIEQMATFNRERIPERQPHAKGGGAFGAFQVTSDVSAYTRAAVFQPGTETTAIVRFSTVAGERGSPDTWRDPRGFAVKLYTSDGNLDIVGNNTPIFFIKDPMKFQHFIRSQKRRADNNLRDHDMQWDFWTLSPESAHQVTWLMGDRGIPRTWRHMNGYGSHTYMWINARGEKFWVKYHFKTDQGIEFFTQDEADQMASADTDYHQRDLFEHIAAGRFPSWTLQVQIMPFDDARTYRFNPFDLTKVWPHGDYPLHEVGRLTLDRNVTDYHTEMEQVAFEPNNVVPGTGLSPDKMLLARGFSYADAHRARLGVNYRQIPVNAPKVPVHSYAKDGAMRMHNVTDPVYAPNSYGGPVAQPGLTDDGGTWYADGDMVRAAYTPHAADDDWGQAGTMVREVLDDDARRRLVDNIVGHLLNGVSEPVLTRAFEYWRNVDADLGDRVEAGVRAKQDEKDPKATEQANPARSSMQTKA from the coding sequence GTGACCGACCACCAGCAACCTCCGCCGACCACCACCGACGCCGGGATTCCGGTCGCCAGCGACGAGCACTCGCTGACCGTCGGACCGGACGGCCCGCTGCTGCTGCAGGACCACTACCTGATCGAGCAGATGGCCACCTTCAACCGGGAACGGATCCCGGAGCGGCAGCCACACGCCAAGGGCGGCGGCGCGTTCGGTGCGTTCCAGGTCACCAGCGACGTCAGCGCGTACACCCGGGCGGCGGTCTTCCAGCCCGGCACCGAGACGACGGCGATCGTCCGGTTCTCCACCGTCGCCGGTGAACGCGGCAGCCCCGACACCTGGCGCGACCCGCGCGGCTTCGCCGTCAAGCTCTACACCAGCGACGGCAACCTGGACATCGTCGGCAACAACACCCCGATCTTCTTCATCAAGGACCCGATGAAGTTCCAGCATTTCATCCGCTCGCAGAAGCGCCGGGCCGACAACAACCTGCGCGACCACGACATGCAGTGGGACTTCTGGACGCTGTCGCCGGAGTCGGCCCACCAGGTCACCTGGTTGATGGGCGACCGGGGCATCCCCCGCACCTGGCGGCACATGAACGGGTACGGCAGCCACACGTACATGTGGATCAACGCCCGAGGCGAGAAGTTCTGGGTCAAATACCACTTCAAGACCGACCAGGGCATCGAGTTCTTCACCCAGGACGAGGCCGACCAGATGGCGTCGGCCGACACCGACTACCACCAGCGGGACCTGTTCGAGCACATCGCGGCCGGGCGGTTCCCGTCCTGGACGCTGCAGGTGCAGATCATGCCGTTCGACGACGCCCGGACGTACCGCTTCAACCCGTTCGACCTGACCAAGGTCTGGCCGCACGGCGACTATCCGCTGCACGAGGTCGGCCGGCTCACCCTCGACCGTAACGTCACCGACTACCACACCGAGATGGAACAGGTGGCGTTCGAGCCGAACAACGTGGTGCCGGGGACCGGGCTGTCGCCGGACAAGATGCTGCTGGCCCGGGGCTTCAGCTACGCCGACGCGCACCGCGCCCGGCTCGGGGTCAACTACCGGCAGATCCCGGTCAACGCGCCGAAGGTCCCGGTGCACAGCTACGCCAAGGACGGCGCGATGCGCATGCACAACGTCACCGACCCGGTGTACGCGCCGAACTCGTACGGCGGTCCGGTCGCGCAGCCGGGTCTGACCGACGACGGCGGCACCTGGTACGCCGACGGCGACATGGTCCGGGCGGCGTACACACCGCACGCCGCCGACGACGACTGGGGCCAGGCCGGCACCATGGTCCGCGAGGTGCTCGACGACGACGCCCGGCGACGACTGGTCGACAACATCGTCGGCCACCTGCTCAACGGGGTGAGCGAACCGGTGCTGACGCGCGCCTTCGAGTATTGGCGCAACGTCGACGCCGACCTCGGTGACCGGGTCGAGGCCGGTGTCCGTGCCAAGCAGGACGAAAAGGATCCGAAGGCGACCGAGCAGGCCAACCCCGCCCGTTCCAGCATGCAGACAAAGGCCTGA
- a CDS encoding molybdopterin-dependent oxidoreductase, with product MPTTTDPVPPPPPDGRGAVDEVGVARRWRGVLRGPRWRSPVRGPWLTSVLGAVLLVCLPLVIVTGLLDYAAYGPRFGQAFPSNVGWLRLPYFDWPTRPSWLFRVSQGLHVALGIALIPVILAKLWSVIPKLFAWPPVRSVAQGLERLTLLLLVGGILFQTVTGLLNVQYAYLFGFDFYTAHYFGAWVFTAALVVHVALKLPRMVTALRSRSPRAELRTSRADTRPEPPDPDGLVAPRPGPATMSRRGVLALTGGGSLLLAVLTVGQSLDGPWRRFALLLPRGQRPGDGPNGFPVNRTAAAAGIGSADVGADWRLELGAGPEAGSGAARTVRLSRDQLLGLPLHTARLPIACVEGWSTLQTWTGVRLRDLAALAGVPDPASARVESIQRGGLFNKATLQANQVLDADSLLALRVNGVDLSLDHGFPARIIVPALPGVHCTKWVGRIEFRPPGGTDG from the coding sequence ATGCCCACCACCACCGATCCGGTGCCACCGCCACCGCCGGACGGGCGTGGCGCCGTCGACGAGGTCGGCGTCGCCCGCCGTTGGCGCGGTGTGCTCCGGGGACCCCGCTGGCGCAGCCCGGTACGGGGACCGTGGCTGACGTCGGTCCTCGGTGCCGTTCTGCTGGTCTGCCTGCCGCTGGTGATCGTCACCGGTCTGCTGGACTACGCCGCCTACGGGCCCCGGTTCGGCCAGGCGTTTCCGTCGAACGTCGGCTGGCTGCGACTGCCCTACTTCGACTGGCCGACCCGCCCGTCCTGGCTGTTCCGGGTCAGCCAGGGTCTGCACGTGGCGCTCGGCATCGCGCTGATCCCGGTGATCCTGGCCAAGTTGTGGTCGGTGATTCCGAAACTGTTCGCCTGGCCGCCGGTCCGTTCGGTGGCGCAGGGCCTGGAACGGCTCACGCTGCTGCTGCTGGTCGGCGGGATTCTCTTCCAGACGGTCACCGGGCTGCTCAACGTGCAGTACGCGTACCTGTTCGGTTTCGACTTCTACACCGCGCACTACTTCGGAGCCTGGGTCTTCACCGCCGCGTTGGTGGTGCACGTCGCGCTCAAACTGCCCCGGATGGTCACCGCGCTGCGGTCCCGGTCGCCGCGCGCCGAGCTGCGGACCTCGCGGGCCGACACCCGTCCCGAGCCACCGGACCCGGACGGGCTGGTCGCGCCCCGGCCGGGACCGGCGACGATGAGCCGGCGCGGGGTGCTCGCACTGACCGGCGGCGGGTCGCTGCTGCTCGCCGTACTGACCGTCGGGCAGAGCCTGGACGGCCCGTGGCGGCGGTTCGCCCTGCTGCTGCCGAGAGGCCAGCGGCCCGGTGACGGGCCGAACGGCTTCCCGGTCAACCGTACGGCCGCCGCCGCCGGAATCGGGTCCGCCGACGTCGGCGCGGACTGGCGGTTGGAGCTGGGCGCCGGCCCCGAGGCCGGGTCCGGAGCCGCCCGTACGGTCCGGCTCAGCCGTGACCAGCTGCTCGGTCTGCCCCTGCACACCGCTCGACTGCCGATCGCCTGCGTGGAGGGCTGGTCGACACTGCAGACCTGGACCGGTGTCCGGCTGCGTGACCTCGCCGCCCTGGCCGGGGTGCCCGATCCGGCCTCGGCCCGGGTCGAATCGATCCAGCGCGGCGGGCTGTTCAACAAGGCGACCCTGCAGGCCAACCAGGTGCTGGACGCCGATTCGCTGCTGGCCCTGCGGGTCAACGGGGTCGACCTCTCCCTCGACCACGGCTTCCCGGCACGGATCATCGTGCCCGCCCTGCCGGGCGTGCACTGCACCAAGTGGGTCGGCCGCATCGAGTTCCGTCCGCCCGGCGGCACCGATGGGTGA
- a CDS encoding PASTA domain-containing protein, which translates to MDVLPGENTSGAWFVVDEPHRQVDVGVSEDFRVRVAVPAGVPTHGCWFQARVHSTTLGLAAGAAVSARVTITVDSAPAEEHLPVSVPDVVGLDPHMALSRLGDSQLRADINGQVIHPGEMVLLDLGEGTTWEVRSQSPAAGSLVAHDSTVSLFLQQTSAPVEPVEPAIDIVFDDNKPPHW; encoded by the coding sequence GTGGACGTGCTGCCCGGGGAAAACACCAGCGGGGCGTGGTTCGTCGTGGACGAGCCCCACCGGCAGGTCGACGTCGGCGTGTCCGAAGACTTCCGGGTACGGGTCGCGGTGCCGGCGGGCGTCCCGACGCACGGATGCTGGTTCCAGGCCCGGGTGCACTCGACGACGCTCGGCCTGGCCGCCGGTGCGGCGGTGAGCGCGCGGGTCACCATCACGGTCGACTCCGCTCCGGCCGAGGAACATCTGCCGGTGTCGGTACCAGATGTGGTGGGGCTCGACCCGCACATGGCACTGAGCCGGCTCGGCGACAGCCAACTACGTGCCGACATCAACGGGCAGGTCATCCACCCTGGCGAGATGGTGCTCCTCGACCTGGGAGAGGGGACCACGTGGGAGGTGCGGAGCCAGTCGCCGGCGGCGGGCTCCCTCGTCGCCCACGATTCGACCGTCTCGCTGTTCCTGCAGCAGACCAGTGCTCCGGTCGAGCCGGTCGAGCCGGCCATCGACATCGTCTTCGACGACAACAAGCCGCCGCACTGGTAG
- a CDS encoding CHAT domain-containing tetratricopeptide repeat protein: MADRTVSGADPAQAALDAVQRYPHEAIAVARQVIADPSRPGDRSTAERAIGLALRELGDLPGALRHLRRAVRAADDPRLRALAQMSLGYVLASAGRTRAALRSVTSALPQLTGADAGRARMQRGVVLHYRGRFDEAVRDYDVAVEIARREGDPLLEARARNNRGLLNAHQGFDQGPDDDLQRAADIFGRLGLDLAAADARWNSGIAAGQRGDVAGALHCFATVDAEYRRLAVPRPALLLDRFELLLSVPLIDEAVAVASTAVTELRRRGMASDLAEALLAQARAALLADDLVTATEAATAARSRFRRQGRPTWAAFARHVELRAGYARGLRSPGLLTAMERTADQLDATGWPGPALTTRIEAARLATALGRAGRATQLLTVAAGSRSRGTAPHRAQGWYALALRRRLAGDESGAARALRLGLAVLDGHRASLGATELRAHSGAYGQELAAEGLDIAIRRGVPAQVLTWAERWRANALGMRPVSPPADPDLATALAELRMVSAGLEDALLTGNPVQALRGRQARLEQRIRELARGAAGGRLLDPPGRLAPPGVRDLATALGDAVLLELVAHGSQLHAVLVRDGRATLHDLGPLAEAVRVARLHRFGLRRLVVTGDSADARAAVAHTATTLDRQLFDPVRRRVADRPLVIVPIGALHAVPWSDLATCAGRAVTVAPSAAAWLRAGGRPTPQGPSVLVAGPRLPAGESEVRQLDAVLPGSRVLTGAAATAGAVTGALNGAGLAHIAAHGRFRADNPLFSTLELADGPLTAYELERLTSPPGCVVLSACDSGLAGIRPGDEVMGFTAVLLALGTRSLIATVLPVPADLTSTLMLDLHGRMRAGDAPATALANAQRAFGDGAGGSVAAARATAAAFVCFGAG, encoded by the coding sequence ATGGCCGACCGCACCGTTTCCGGTGCCGACCCAGCACAGGCCGCCCTCGATGCCGTCCAGCGATACCCGCACGAGGCCATCGCGGTCGCTCGCCAGGTCATCGCCGACCCGTCGCGACCTGGCGACCGGTCCACCGCCGAACGTGCCATCGGACTGGCCCTGCGCGAACTGGGCGACCTGCCCGGCGCGCTGCGCCACCTGCGCCGCGCCGTCCGGGCCGCCGACGACCCCCGGCTGCGGGCGCTGGCCCAGATGAGCCTCGGGTACGTGCTGGCCAGCGCCGGGCGCACCAGAGCGGCCCTCCGCTCGGTGACTTCGGCGCTGCCGCAACTGACCGGGGCGGACGCCGGCCGGGCCCGGATGCAGCGCGGCGTGGTGCTGCACTACCGGGGACGCTTCGACGAAGCGGTGCGCGACTACGACGTCGCCGTCGAGATCGCCCGACGCGAAGGTGACCCGCTGTTGGAGGCACGGGCCCGTAACAACCGTGGGCTACTCAACGCTCACCAGGGCTTTGATCAGGGCCCCGACGACGACCTGCAACGGGCGGCCGACATCTTCGGCCGGCTCGGGTTGGACCTCGCCGCCGCCGACGCGCGGTGGAACAGCGGCATCGCCGCCGGCCAGCGCGGTGACGTGGCCGGGGCGCTGCACTGCTTCGCGACGGTCGACGCCGAGTACCGCCGGCTCGCCGTACCCCGGCCGGCGCTCCTGCTGGACCGGTTCGAGCTGCTGCTGTCCGTACCGTTGATCGACGAGGCGGTGGCGGTGGCCAGCACCGCCGTGACCGAGCTGCGCCGCCGGGGCATGGCTTCGGACCTGGCCGAAGCGCTGCTGGCCCAGGCCCGCGCGGCGCTGCTCGCCGACGATCTCGTCACCGCGACCGAGGCGGCGACCGCCGCCCGCAGCCGCTTCCGCCGCCAGGGCCGCCCGACCTGGGCCGCCTTCGCCCGACACGTCGAGCTGCGGGCCGGCTACGCCCGAGGCCTGCGGTCACCGGGACTGCTCACCGCGATGGAACGGACCGCCGATCAGCTCGACGCGACCGGTTGGCCCGGTCCGGCGCTGACCACCCGGATCGAGGCCGCCCGACTCGCCACCGCGCTGGGGCGCGCGGGCCGGGCCACGCAGCTGCTGACCGTCGCCGCCGGTTCCCGATCGCGGGGTACCGCACCCCACCGGGCGCAGGGGTGGTACGCGCTGGCGCTGCGTCGCCGGCTGGCCGGGGACGAGTCGGGGGCCGCCCGGGCGTTGCGGCTGGGTCTGGCGGTGCTGGACGGGCACCGCGCGTCGCTCGGCGCGACGGAGCTACGGGCACACAGCGGCGCGTACGGCCAGGAGCTGGCCGCCGAAGGTCTGGACATCGCGATCCGCCGGGGTGTGCCGGCCCAGGTGTTGACCTGGGCGGAGCGATGGCGGGCCAACGCGCTGGGGATGCGGCCGGTGTCCCCGCCGGCGGATCCGGATCTGGCCACCGCTCTCGCCGAGTTGCGCATGGTCAGCGCCGGGCTTGAGGACGCGCTGCTCACCGGGAATCCGGTGCAGGCGTTGCGGGGCCGGCAGGCACGGCTGGAGCAGCGGATCCGGGAGTTGGCACGGGGGGCGGCCGGCGGACGGCTGCTCGACCCGCCGGGCCGGCTCGCCCCACCGGGGGTGCGGGATCTGGCCACGGCGCTCGGCGACGCGGTGCTGCTGGAGTTGGTCGCGCACGGCAGCCAGTTGCACGCGGTGCTGGTCCGTGACGGTCGGGCGACGTTGCACGATCTCGGCCCATTGGCCGAGGCGGTCCGGGTCGCCCGGCTGCACCGCTTCGGGCTGCGTCGTCTGGTCGTGACCGGTGACAGTGCCGATGCCCGCGCCGCCGTGGCGCACACCGCCACCACTCTGGACCGGCAACTGTTCGATCCGGTACGCCGGCGGGTCGCCGACCGACCCCTGGTGATCGTGCCGATCGGCGCGCTGCACGCCGTACCGTGGTCTGATCTGGCGACCTGCGCGGGCCGGGCGGTGACGGTGGCGCCGTCGGCGGCGGCGTGGCTGCGCGCCGGCGGACGGCCGACACCGCAGGGTCCCTCGGTGCTGGTGGCGGGGCCCCGGCTGCCGGCCGGTGAGAGCGAGGTACGTCAGCTCGACGCCGTGTTGCCCGGATCGCGCGTCCTGACCGGTGCGGCGGCCACGGCCGGCGCGGTGACCGGGGCGCTCAACGGCGCCGGTCTGGCGCACATCGCCGCGCATGGCCGGTTCCGAGCGGACAACCCGCTGTTTTCCACTTTGGAGCTGGCTGACGGGCCGTTGACGGCGTACGAGTTGGAGCGGTTGACCAGCCCGCCCGGTTGTGTCGTGTTGTCGGCCTGTGACTCGGGTCTGGCCGGGATCCGGCCGGGCGACGAGGTGATGGGGTTCACCGCGGTCCTGCTGGCGCTCGGCACCCGGAGCCTGATCGCCACCGTCCTGCCGGTGCCGGCCGATCTGACCAGCACGCTGATGCTGGATCTGCATGGCCGGATGCGGGCGGGAGACGCTCCGGCGACGGCGTTGGCCAACGCCCAGCGGGCGTTCGGCGACGGCGCCGGTGGTTCGGTGGCCGCCGCCCGCGCCACCGCCGCCGCCTTCGTCTGCTTCGGCGCCGGGTAG
- a CDS encoding sigma-70 family RNA polymerase sigma factor → MSRPVASGNHDEAVATLVTAAASGDESAWTQLVRRYTPLVVAVIRSHGLDRTDAADVNQTVWLRLVEHLGRLRESHALPAWLVTTTRRECHRMLRLGRRTQPFDPHADPVDGRAGVFGLVEPSAPDEELLRAERQQALRDAFAQLPSRCQDLLAMLAQDPPASYREVGERLGMPVGSVGPTQARCLARLRSCPALAPYIRPSPGGTPGSGGERDGAVAARP, encoded by the coding sequence ATGAGTCGACCCGTCGCTTCAGGCAACCACGACGAGGCCGTCGCCACACTGGTCACCGCCGCCGCTTCCGGTGACGAAAGCGCCTGGACCCAACTGGTCCGCCGCTACACCCCGTTGGTCGTCGCGGTGATTCGCAGTCACGGTCTGGATCGGACCGACGCGGCCGATGTCAACCAGACCGTCTGGCTGCGTCTGGTCGAACACCTGGGTCGGTTGCGTGAGTCACACGCCTTGCCCGCCTGGTTGGTGACGACCACCCGGCGGGAGTGCCATCGGATGCTGCGGCTCGGCCGGCGTACCCAGCCGTTCGACCCGCACGCCGACCCGGTCGACGGCCGCGCCGGGGTCTTCGGGCTGGTGGAGCCGTCCGCGCCCGACGAGGAGCTGTTGCGTGCCGAGCGCCAGCAGGCCCTGCGGGACGCGTTCGCCCAGCTCCCGTCCCGCTGCCAGGATCTGCTCGCCATGCTCGCCCAGGATCCGCCGGCGAGCTATCGTGAGGTCGGGGAGCGGCTCGGCATGCCGGTCGGCAGCGTCGGTCCGACCCAGGCTCGATGTCTGGCGAGGTTGCGTAGCTGCCCGGCGCTCGCCCCTTACATCCGACCGTCCCCGGGTGGGACACCGGGGAGCGGAGGTGAACGCGATGGAGCAGTGGCCGCCCGCCCGTGA
- a CDS encoding S8 family serine peptidase — protein MSPEDRDTSGPSGQISRRHLVGWSALIAAALPFGAAGQPAAAKAGEPVDDGYQQAVWKALTADPAVRSYTAVAGGEFLYRPRQLLVAPPDVPRVLARLRAEGRQVTESPGFAGVSRLRFHQETDIPAVVRTLRDPRQWGGQPVPRVQPHHVLLGFGNIMGNPGGPPQAASALAPPDPARLGEGADVIVGVCDTGIWDRAGNVHPLWLGGSYLPEPDDEDPLYLSGNQLALQGGHGTFVAGVVRQAAPGVRVDPEVALNANGVGDEEGLVAAIGRLTPDVSIINLSLGYFTQDDQPPLPLANALAAVRPRVVVVAAAGNTGTTRKSWPAALDGVLAVAAVSEVGGGPVPASYSSHGPWVDLSARGDRTSTYVHGELHLPGHPILPFSGFANWAGTSFATGHVSGRLAALMTAGGWDAPTAAAVMTSDPIWHPDFGVLIG, from the coding sequence ATGTCACCTGAGGACCGCGACACGTCGGGCCCGTCCGGGCAGATCTCCCGCCGTCACCTGGTGGGGTGGTCGGCGCTCATCGCCGCCGCCCTGCCGTTCGGAGCGGCCGGACAGCCGGCCGCGGCCAAGGCGGGTGAGCCGGTCGACGACGGCTACCAACAGGCCGTGTGGAAAGCCCTGACCGCCGATCCGGCCGTTCGCTCCTACACCGCCGTCGCCGGTGGCGAGTTCCTCTACCGCCCCCGGCAACTGTTGGTCGCCCCGCCCGACGTACCCCGGGTGCTGGCCCGGCTGCGTGCGGAGGGCCGTCAGGTCACCGAGAGTCCCGGGTTCGCCGGGGTGAGTCGGTTGCGTTTCCACCAAGAGACCGACATCCCGGCCGTGGTCCGCACGCTGCGCGACCCCCGGCAGTGGGGTGGGCAACCGGTTCCCCGGGTACAGCCGCATCACGTCCTGCTCGGCTTCGGCAACATCATGGGCAACCCAGGGGGACCGCCGCAGGCCGCGTCGGCTCTGGCCCCTCCTGACCCGGCACGGCTCGGCGAGGGGGCGGACGTCATCGTGGGCGTCTGCGATACCGGCATCTGGGACCGGGCCGGCAACGTCCACCCACTGTGGCTCGGCGGTAGCTATCTGCCGGAGCCTGACGACGAGGATCCGCTCTATCTCAGCGGCAACCAACTGGCGCTGCAGGGCGGACACGGCACCTTCGTCGCCGGAGTGGTCCGCCAGGCCGCCCCCGGGGTCCGGGTCGACCCCGAGGTCGCGCTGAACGCCAACGGCGTCGGCGACGAGGAAGGACTCGTCGCCGCGATCGGCCGACTCACCCCGGACGTGTCGATCATCAACCTCTCGCTGGGTTACTTCACCCAGGATGACCAGCCACCGCTACCACTGGCCAACGCCCTTGCCGCCGTGCGCCCCAGGGTGGTCGTGGTCGCCGCCGCCGGCAACACCGGCACCACGCGCAAATCCTGGCCGGCCGCGCTGGACGGGGTGCTCGCCGTGGCAGCGGTGAGCGAGGTGGGTGGCGGTCCGGTGCCCGCCAGCTACAGCAGCCACGGCCCCTGGGTCGACCTGTCCGCCCGTGGTGACCGCACCAGCACGTACGTGCACGGCGAGCTGCACCTGCCCGGTCACCCGATCCTGCCGTTCTCCGGCTTCGCCAACTGGGCCGGCACCTCGTTCGCCACCGGCCACGTCTCCGGTCGGCTCGCCGCGCTGATGACCGCCGGTGGATGGGACGCCCCGACGGCGGCAGCGGTCATGACCTCCGATCCGATCTGGCATCCCGACTTCGGCGTGCTGATCGGATGA
- a CDS encoding cellulose binding domain-containing protein: MIIKSGRSKLRSTVVVLSTAALTVAGAVTVLAATPTARANVDTLAFASTVEDEGADCPVPNPGSFTSTSRLPDPFRKIDGSRITTKADWRCRRAEIREQAERYVYGDKPAKPATVSGTVSSSSITVNVSHQGRSASFSASVQLPTSGGSGPHPAVIVYGGFGADTATIRSAGAAVINFDPASVAREGTPRNNKQGAFYTLYGSSSSTGLLMAQAWGVSRIIDVIEQSGGAILRTDIGVTGCSRFGKGAFVAGVFDQRVALTMPIESGSGGVAAFRSIAQESGAQPLSSAYGEQPWLGDAFGSYTGNPAGLPVDTHQMVGMIAPRGLFVMDNPHIDWLAPTSGSVGALGGAEVYRALGAIDNITYWSAVSDGNHCATRSEWRTPLQQHIQKYLLNTGSAAGTFRIASNRQGNLAQWRDWTTPTLADGPTPPPTTAPPTTPPTTTAPPTTPPPTTAPPTTAPPPTTAPPTTPPPTTPPPTTTPPPGGGCTATVSLNQWPGGFVATVRVTAGSASISGWSVAMTIPSGAAVTNAWNASRSGNSGAVQFTNVSYNGNVGAGQSTEFGFQGTGTGSGMSPTCSAR; this comes from the coding sequence GTGATCATCAAATCGGGCCGCTCGAAACTCCGTTCGACAGTCGTCGTGCTGTCGACAGCGGCGCTGACCGTCGCTGGAGCGGTAACAGTGCTGGCGGCAACCCCTACCGCCAGAGCCAACGTCGACACCCTCGCCTTCGCGTCCACCGTCGAGGACGAGGGGGCCGACTGCCCCGTCCCCAACCCAGGCTCCTTCACCTCGACCTCCCGACTTCCGGACCCGTTCCGGAAAATCGACGGATCCCGGATCACCACCAAGGCCGACTGGCGGTGCCGGCGGGCCGAGATCCGCGAGCAGGCGGAACGGTACGTCTACGGCGACAAGCCGGCGAAGCCGGCGACCGTCAGCGGAACCGTTTCGAGCAGCAGCATCACGGTCAACGTGTCGCACCAGGGTCGCAGCGCCAGCTTCTCGGCCAGCGTCCAACTACCGACCAGCGGCGGTTCCGGACCCCACCCGGCCGTAATCGTCTACGGTGGATTCGGCGCCGACACCGCCACCATCCGGTCCGCCGGAGCCGCCGTCATCAACTTCGACCCGGCGTCGGTCGCCCGCGAAGGCACCCCCCGCAACAACAAGCAGGGCGCCTTCTACACCTTGTACGGTTCCTCCAGCAGCACCGGTCTGCTGATGGCTCAGGCCTGGGGCGTCAGCCGGATCATCGACGTCATCGAACAGTCCGGCGGCGCCATCCTGCGCACGGACATCGGCGTCACCGGCTGCTCCCGCTTCGGCAAGGGTGCCTTCGTCGCCGGCGTGTTCGACCAGCGGGTCGCGCTCACCATGCCGATCGAATCCGGCAGCGGCGGCGTCGCCGCCTTCCGCTCCATCGCCCAGGAAAGCGGCGCGCAGCCACTGAGCAGCGCGTACGGCGAGCAGCCGTGGCTCGGTGACGCGTTCGGCTCCTACACCGGCAACCCGGCCGGACTGCCGGTCGACACGCACCAGATGGTCGGCATGATCGCCCCGCGCGGACTGTTCGTCATGGACAACCCGCACATCGACTGGCTGGCTCCGACCTCCGGCAGCGTCGGCGCCCTCGGCGGTGCCGAGGTCTACCGGGCACTCGGCGCGATCGACAACATCACCTACTGGTCCGCCGTCTCCGACGGCAACCACTGCGCCACCCGCTCGGAGTGGCGTACGCCGTTGCAACAGCACATCCAGAAGTACCTGCTGAACACCGGCAGCGCGGCCGGCACCTTCCGGATTGCCAGCAACCGGCAAGGCAACCTGGCCCAGTGGCGTGACTGGACGACGCCGACGCTCGCCGACGGCCCGACCCCGCCGCCGACCACCGCACCCCCGACCACGCCACCGACGACCACCGCACCCCCGACCACGCCACCGCCGACCACCGCACCGCCCACCACCGCTCCCCCGCCCACCACCGCTCCCCCGACGACCCCGCCGCCCACGACCCCGCCGCCGACCACCACGCCACCACCTGGTGGCGGCTGCACAGCCACCGTGTCACTCAACCAGTGGCCGGGCGGGTTCGTCGCCACCGTACGGGTGACCGCCGGCTCGGCGTCGATCAGCGGCTGGTCGGTGGCGATGACCATCCCGTCGGGCGCCGCCGTCACCAACGCCTGGAACGCCAGCCGCAGCGGCAACAGCGGTGCGGTCCAGTTCACCAACGTCAGCTACAACGGCAACGTCGGTGCCGGGCAGTCGACCGAGTTCGGCTTCCAAGGCACCGGTACGGGCTCCGGCATGTCCCCGACCTGCTCCGCGCGGTAG
- a CDS encoding NAD-dependent epimerase/dehydratase family protein, whose product MRILLTGAAGFIGSHIADLLVDEGHEVVALDALLPQAHGSEPPGWMARHDLVRGDVRDGDLLDRLLPGVEAVCHQAAMVGHGLDPSDAPAYAGHNDYGTAVLLAAMHRAGVTRLVLASSMVVYGEGRYTCAWHGVVRPAPRRADDLAAGHFDPRCPTCDGVLGWSRVPEDAPLEPRSTYAASKLAQENLAAAWARQTGGGGWSLRYHNVYGPRMPRDTPYAGVASLFRSALADGRPPLVLEDGRQQRDFVHVTDVAWANLLALLAERPAGMVPVNICSGEPHTVGELARTLATAMDGPAPVVGGGARAADVRHVVADPSRAAHLLGFTARVGFAAGVAAFATDPLRDPAALPAPA is encoded by the coding sequence ATGCGGATTCTGCTCACCGGCGCGGCCGGGTTCATCGGATCGCACATCGCCGATCTGCTGGTCGACGAGGGCCATGAGGTGGTGGCGCTGGATGCCCTGCTGCCACAGGCGCACGGTAGCGAGCCGCCCGGCTGGATGGCGCGGCACGACCTGGTGCGTGGCGACGTCCGCGACGGCGACCTGCTGGACCGCCTGCTACCGGGGGTGGAGGCGGTCTGCCACCAGGCGGCGATGGTCGGCCATGGGCTCGACCCGTCGGACGCGCCGGCCTACGCCGGCCACAACGACTACGGTACGGCCGTGCTGCTGGCGGCGATGCACCGCGCGGGAGTGACCCGGCTGGTGCTGGCCAGCTCGATGGTGGTGTACGGGGAGGGCCGCTACACGTGCGCCTGGCACGGCGTCGTCCGGCCGGCCCCGCGCCGCGCCGACGACCTGGCCGCCGGGCACTTCGACCCGCGCTGCCCGACCTGCGATGGCGTGTTGGGCTGGTCCCGGGTCCCGGAAGACGCGCCGCTGGAGCCGCGCAGCACGTACGCGGCCAGCAAGCTCGCCCAGGAGAACCTGGCGGCGGCCTGGGCCCGGCAGACCGGCGGCGGTGGTTGGTCGTTGCGGTACCACAACGTGTACGGCCCCCGGATGCCCCGCGACACCCCGTACGCGGGAGTGGCGTCGTTGTTCCGGTCGGCGCTGGCCGATGGACGACCGCCGCTGGTGTTGGAGGACGGCCGGCAGCAGCGCGATTTCGTCCACGTCACCGACGTGGCGTGGGCGAACCTGCTGGCGCTGCTCGCCGAGCGGCCGGCCGGCATGGTGCCGGTGAACATCTGTTCCGGTGAGCCGCACACGGTCGGCGAGTTGGCGCGGACGCTCGCCACGGCGATGGATGGTCCGGCGCCGGTGGTCGGCGGTGGCGCCCGGGCGGCGGACGTACGGCACGTGGTGGCCGATCCGAGTCGGGCGGCACACCTGTTGGGTTTCACCGCCCGGGTCGGTTTCGCCGCAGGGGTGGCGGCGTTCGCCACCGACCCGTTGCGGGACCCGGCGGCGCTGCCCGCCCCGGCGTAG